In Esox lucius isolate fEsoLuc1 chromosome 6, fEsoLuc1.pri, whole genome shotgun sequence, the following proteins share a genomic window:
- the LOC105030297 gene encoding cytochrome c oxidase subunit 7A-related protein, mitochondrial, producing MYYKLNGVTQRLAGSSPSAYNPQGLRVTVPSEAPTMIFATPTKYVSEAGNTAEYLGHNKVPDLQKLFQKADGIPVHLKGGLMDKMLYRTTMGLTIGGTLYCLMALYIASQPRK from the exons atgtactaTAAGTTAAATGGTGTTACTCAAAGACTTGCCGGATCGTCACCGAGTGCTTATAACCCTCAG GGGTTAAGGGTCACAGTGCCCTCGGAGGCCCCCACAATGATATTTGCCACCCCCACCAAATACGTGTCGGAGGCAGGGAATACGGCGGAGTACCTGGGACACAACAAAGTACCTGACCTACAGAAACTCTTCCAG AAGGCTGATGGTATACCGGTTCACCTAAAAGGAGGCCTGATGGACAAGATGCTCTACCGGACCACCATGGGCCTGACCATCGGAGGGACCCTCTACTGCCTCATGGCTCTTTACATTGCTTCCCAGCCTAGAAAATAG